CGCGACCACGCCCTGGGCGATCCGCATGCCGCGTTCCACCGTGAAGGGGGCGTCGCCGGTATTGAGCAGGATCACGCCCAGCTCGCCGCGATAATCCTCGTCCACCGTGCCGGGGCTGTTGGGCAGGGCGATGCCGTGCTTCAGCGCCAGGCCCGAGCGCGGGCGGACCTGCAATTCATAGCCGGCCGGCAGGGCGATGCAGAGGCCGGTGGGCACCAGCGCCCGTCCGCCGGGCGGGACGACCAGGGGCGACGAGACCGCCGCCAGCAGGTCGAAGCCGGCGGCGCCGGCGGTGGCATAGGCGGGCAGCGGCAGCCCCTCGCCATGCGGCAGGCGGCGGACGGCGATGGAGACGCTCACGACAGTGCCTCCGCCACCCGCGCGGCCAGGCGGCGGGCCACCTCCTCCTTCGGCAGGCGGGGCCAGTCCTCCACCCCCGCCGCCGTCACCAGATGCACCGCATTCTCCGATCCGCCCATCACATCGCCCGATACGTCATTCGCCACGATCCAGTCACACCCCTTGCGCTGCCGCTTGGCGACGGCATTGGGCACCACATTCTCCGTCTCCGCCGCGAAGCCCACCACCAGCCGGGGGCGGGCCGCATGGGCGGAGAGAGTGGCCAGAATATCCGGGTTCAGCGCCAGGGCCAGGGGCGGCGGCGCTTCGCCCGGCACCTTCTTCAGCTTCTGCCCGGCCTCGCTGGCCGTGCGCCAGTCCGCCACGGCGGCGGCGCAGATGGCGGCATCGGCGGGCAGCGCGGCCTCGCAGGCCGCCAGCATCTCCCGCGCGCTCTCGACATGGACGGCGGTGACGCCCGGCGGGTCCGGCAGGGTCACGGGGCCGGAGACCAGCGTCACCCGCGCCCCCAGCGCCGCCAGGGCGGCGGCGATGGCATGGCCCTGCCGGCCGCTGCTGCGGTTGGCGATGTAGCGGACGGGGTCGATCGGCTCATGCGTCGGGCCGGATGTCACCAGCACATGCCGCCCGGCCAGCGGGCGCGGCCCGGCCAGCAGGGACTCGATGGCGGCGAAGATCTGCTCGGGCTCGGAAAGGCGGCCGGGGCCGCTCTCGGCCTCGGCCATGGCGCCATCCTCCGGCCCCACCACATGGACGCCGCGCGCGCGCAGCAGGGCCATGTTGGCCCGTGTCGCCGGATGCGCCCACATCGCCCAGTTCATGGCCGGCGCCACCAGCACGGGGCGGTCGGTGGCCAGCAGCAGGGTGGTGGCGAGGTCGTCGGCCAGCCCGTGGGCCATCTTCGCCAGCAGATCGGCCGAGGCCGGTGCCACCACCACCAGATCCGGCAGCCGGGCCAGGC
This genomic window from Roseomonas marmotae contains:
- the coaBC gene encoding bifunctional phosphopantothenoylcysteine decarboxylase/phosphopantothenate--cysteine ligase CoaBC, translated to MLSEKRILLIVSGSVAAFKALALTRLLRKAGARVTPVLTSGGARFVTPHALQAIAGEAVHQDLWSLTTEAEIGHIRLARLPDLVVVAPASADLLAKMAHGLADDLATTLLLATDRPVLVAPAMNWAMWAHPATRANMALLRARGVHVVGPEDGAMAEAESGPGRLSEPEQIFAAIESLLAGPRPLAGRHVLVTSGPTHEPIDPVRYIANRSSGRQGHAIAAALAALGARVTLVSGPVTLPDPPGVTAVHVESAREMLAACEAALPADAAICAAAVADWRTASEAGQKLKKVPGEAPPPLALALNPDILATLSAHAARPRLVVGFAAETENVVPNAVAKRQRKGCDWIVANDVSGDVMGGSENAVHLVTAAGVEDWPRLPKEEVARRLAARVAEALS
- the dut gene encoding dUTP diphosphatase; its protein translation is MSVSIAVRRLPHGEGLPLPAYATAGAAGFDLLAAVSSPLVVPPGGRALVPTGLCIALPAGYELQVRPRSGLALKHGIALPNSPGTVDEDYRGELGVILLNTGDAPFTVERGMRIAQGVVAPVVRAIWQEVEVLPETARGAGGFGSTGS